In Burkholderia sp. GAS332, one DNA window encodes the following:
- a CDS encoding Alpha/beta hydrolase family protein, giving the protein MKPVIFNGHFGWLHPADGNKGVVLCNPFGHEAMWLHQALRELAQRLAARGVPVLRFDYRGTGDSIDGEGLVCPTDWAGEVLEAIDYLTRITGIERVSLAGFRLGATVAAWAARKREIESIAMLAPVRSTRLFWREMNILNQTWRQTAGVDEDHEHTPPGARDIMGHRVSAAALETIGDLDLCDEPQRPAQRILIAHSGQRDGTHALSAHYESHGARVESMAFENYTQVLQTAWLTELPELLLDRVADWLSEGVEPCVRAPAVPVEPSPVLVSASATEYPLHIGDGSVFGILCEPATRRTAPEHTPVLLIANTAATHHVGDGRFGVELARELAQRGFASLRIDAEGLGDSCGAARTGGPGQTVLDAMGKDLSHAADWLAGRGYRDVVVFGICAGAYVALQATRLNRAVRGLIMINPVAFVLPDGCTMQSAAKRRPGSPRVYLRSMVRTGKWLEVMRGEARLGPALRTMWRHAVAHVQDRVAAWSGEALYPATESHEARKLFQRLGADGVHIRLLFSPRDHSLGELHMHFGVNGRRLNKLSRARVLMIRTMDHEVLSRIAREDVTAVCEELLYAAFVTAATDEKIFPVAKALGAAVASRPAHAGLGAGKERGASRESDLPARSPRAKNSA; this is encoded by the coding sequence ATGAAACCTGTCATTTTCAATGGGCATTTTGGCTGGTTGCATCCAGCCGACGGTAACAAGGGTGTGGTGCTTTGCAACCCCTTCGGACACGAGGCAATGTGGCTGCATCAAGCGCTGCGCGAACTCGCGCAGCGTCTGGCCGCACGTGGCGTGCCGGTTTTGCGTTTCGACTATCGAGGGACAGGCGATTCCATTGATGGCGAAGGTCTAGTGTGCCCCACCGATTGGGCCGGCGAAGTGCTCGAGGCAATCGACTACCTGACGCGCATCACCGGCATCGAGCGGGTTTCCCTCGCGGGGTTTCGCTTAGGCGCAACGGTCGCTGCATGGGCGGCGCGCAAGCGCGAAATCGAATCCATCGCCATGCTCGCTCCGGTTCGCTCGACGCGCCTTTTCTGGCGCGAAATGAACATCCTGAATCAGACCTGGCGACAGACTGCAGGTGTTGACGAAGATCATGAGCACACGCCACCCGGGGCGCGGGACATCATGGGTCACCGGGTCAGTGCGGCGGCGCTCGAAACGATCGGCGATCTCGACCTGTGCGACGAACCACAACGACCCGCGCAGCGGATCCTGATCGCTCACAGTGGCCAGCGCGATGGCACGCACGCGCTCAGTGCCCACTATGAAAGCCATGGTGCGCGCGTGGAGTCTATGGCCTTCGAAAACTATACGCAGGTACTCCAGACCGCATGGCTGACCGAGCTCCCGGAATTACTGTTGGACAGGGTAGCGGATTGGCTGTCGGAGGGTGTTGAGCCGTGTGTCCGAGCGCCGGCAGTGCCGGTCGAGCCGAGCCCGGTACTCGTCAGCGCGTCCGCGACGGAATACCCGCTGCACATCGGAGACGGGAGCGTTTTTGGCATCCTGTGCGAACCTGCCACGCGGCGCACCGCGCCTGAGCACACGCCCGTGCTTCTTATCGCCAATACGGCCGCCACGCATCACGTCGGCGACGGACGTTTTGGCGTGGAGCTCGCACGGGAGCTCGCGCAGCGCGGTTTCGCGTCGCTGCGAATCGACGCCGAAGGGCTTGGCGACAGTTGTGGCGCGGCACGCACCGGCGGTCCGGGCCAAACGGTCCTCGATGCGATGGGCAAGGACCTGTCCCATGCGGCGGATTGGCTCGCCGGGCGCGGTTACCGCGACGTCGTCGTGTTCGGTATCTGCGCGGGGGCCTACGTGGCGCTACAGGCGACGAGACTGAACCGCGCGGTGCGTGGACTCATCATGATCAATCCGGTCGCCTTCGTCCTGCCGGACGGCTGTACGATGCAAAGCGCGGCCAAACGCAGACCGGGGTCGCCACGCGTGTATCTGCGCTCCATGGTGCGCACCGGGAAGTGGCTCGAGGTGATGCGCGGCGAGGCGCGGCTGGGTCCCGCTCTGCGCACGATGTGGCGGCACGCCGTTGCGCATGTACAGGACAGGGTAGCGGCCTGGAGCGGCGAAGCACTGTACCCGGCGACGGAAAGCCATGAGGCCCGCAAGCTGTTTCAGCGATTGGGCGCGGACGGCGTTCACATTCGTCTGCTCTTTAGCCCGCGAGACCACAGTCTCGGCGAACTTCACATGCACTTTGGTGTGAACGGCCGCCGCCTGAATAAACTCTCACGTGCGCGTGTGCTCATGATCCGCACTATGGATCATGAGGTGCTGAGCCGGATTGCTCGGGAAGATGTGACGGCCGTATGCGAGGAGCTGCTATACGCGGCGTTCGTTACCGCCGCGACGGACGAGAAAATCTTCCCCGTAGCGAAAGCGCTCGGCGCCGCGGTTGCATCGCGCCCCGCTCATGCAGGCCTTGGCGCGGGAAAGGAGAGAGGTGCGAGTCGCGAATCGGACCTGCCGGCACGTTCTCCCCGGGCCAAAAACTCCGCGTAA
- a CDS encoding PAP2 superfamily protein encodes MRLLSYVTNFGDPYLTSLLAGVVMLWLAATRAWRPLVAWTSCFSVGVLAVAASRLAHAGWGVEIPALNFAVISGHSMLSSAVYPTTFGLCATQAKPRTVGLAYLFGLACAVAIGVSRVLMGLHSTAEVVTGWMLGTLIAGMTYSLMGQSRVRTFSVGKFSMHDSTPFAATAIALIVICHGKVVPVSSWIDSNASEVTQWSKAQAVEAR; translated from the coding sequence GTGCGGCTGCTATCTTATGTCACTAATTTCGGCGATCCTTACCTGACATCACTCCTCGCAGGTGTCGTCATGTTGTGGCTTGCAGCGACGCGCGCGTGGCGGCCACTGGTTGCGTGGACAAGCTGTTTCAGTGTGGGCGTATTGGCCGTGGCAGCGAGCAGGCTTGCCCATGCAGGATGGGGGGTCGAAATCCCTGCGCTGAATTTTGCGGTCATCAGTGGCCATTCCATGCTGTCCAGCGCGGTCTATCCGACGACCTTTGGCCTCTGCGCGACTCAGGCAAAACCACGCACGGTTGGTCTGGCTTACCTGTTCGGCCTCGCTTGCGCAGTGGCGATCGGCGTGTCGCGGGTCCTCATGGGCTTGCATTCAACCGCCGAAGTCGTGACCGGATGGATGCTCGGCACGCTGATCGCCGGCATGACCTACAGCCTGATGGGTCAGTCTCGTGTCCGAACCTTTTCAGTCGGAAAGTTTTCGATGCACGACTCCACGCCGTTCGCCGCGACCGCTATCGCGCTCATTGTGATTTGTCATGGCAAGGTCGTCCCCGTTTCAAGCTGGATCGACAGCAACGCGTCCGAAGTCACGCAATGGAGCAAAGCGCAAGCCGTTGAAGCGCGCTAG
- a CDS encoding DNA-binding transcriptional response regulator, NtrC family, contains REC, AAA-type ATPase, and a Fis-type DNA-binding domains, translated as MDNPSYRSLVYVSRSHERSLCDKLGQRGWDVAALRSVREARAYLAARRPTVGVFDFASGFSSRELASFQSCFATRGVGWVGILAAPQLANEVQRGVIRRYFSRFVTVPYELDSMVDTIGHEHGMVVLNAETDALTGDDEIVGTCPAMKDLFRAITKVANSEAPVLISGESGTGKELTAVAIHKRSVRRNGPLVAINCGALPYHLVQSELFGYERGAFTGAFQRKIGRIESAHGGTLFLDEIGDLPLESQSIVLRFLQDRKIQRLGGTESIDVDVRIISATNVALEKAIAEQTFREDLYHRLCVLRIAEPPLRERGEDIEVLAYHMLEKYRADAAHQIRGFSGEAIRAMYAHSWPGNVRELVNRVRRAIVMSDGRVLGPADLELDYMLSEGDNTLTQVREDAERKAIEAALRRHRGRSLPAARELDISRATLYRLMANHGERAHQDSIPTATRRQAAVPAACDEEQEAWKARYAKVGNARRKD; from the coding sequence TTGGACAATCCATCTTATCGATCGCTAGTTTATGTATCCCGTTCCCACGAGCGGAGTCTGTGCGACAAGCTTGGACAACGTGGCTGGGACGTCGCGGCGCTGAGGTCCGTCCGGGAGGCGAGGGCCTATCTCGCCGCACGCCGTCCAACCGTCGGCGTGTTCGACTTTGCGAGCGGCTTCTCGTCGCGCGAACTTGCCAGTTTTCAATCCTGTTTCGCCACGCGGGGAGTAGGCTGGGTCGGCATCCTCGCCGCCCCTCAGCTAGCGAACGAAGTTCAGCGCGGTGTGATTCGCCGGTATTTCTCACGGTTTGTCACCGTTCCTTATGAGCTCGACAGCATGGTCGACACCATCGGTCATGAGCACGGCATGGTGGTACTCAATGCGGAAACAGATGCGCTCACGGGGGACGATGAAATAGTGGGTACCTGTCCCGCGATGAAAGATCTGTTTCGCGCCATCACCAAAGTGGCGAACAGCGAAGCCCCCGTGCTGATTTCCGGCGAGTCGGGCACGGGTAAGGAACTGACGGCCGTGGCGATCCATAAGCGTTCGGTCCGGCGCAACGGCCCCCTGGTCGCGATCAACTGCGGGGCGCTTCCCTATCATCTCGTGCAGTCCGAGTTGTTCGGGTATGAACGCGGCGCCTTCACGGGTGCGTTTCAACGCAAAATCGGCCGCATCGAATCCGCGCACGGCGGCACGTTGTTCCTCGACGAGATCGGTGATTTGCCATTGGAAAGTCAGTCTATCGTGCTGCGTTTTCTGCAGGACAGGAAGATTCAGCGGCTCGGAGGCACGGAGTCCATCGATGTGGACGTACGGATCATTTCCGCCACGAACGTCGCGCTCGAAAAGGCCATCGCCGAGCAAACGTTTCGCGAAGATCTCTATCACCGGCTGTGTGTGCTGCGCATTGCGGAGCCGCCGCTCAGAGAACGTGGTGAGGACATCGAGGTACTCGCGTATCACATGTTGGAAAAATACCGCGCCGACGCCGCGCATCAGATCCGCGGATTCTCCGGTGAAGCGATTAGAGCGATGTACGCGCATAGCTGGCCCGGCAATGTTCGCGAACTCGTGAACCGCGTTCGTCGCGCGATCGTGATGTCGGATGGGCGCGTGCTGGGCCCGGCCGATCTGGAACTGGACTATATGCTGAGCGAGGGCGACAACACGCTGACCCAGGTGCGCGAAGACGCGGAACGAAAGGCGATTGAAGCGGCCCTGCGCCGTCATCGAGGCCGGTCACTCCCTGCGGCCCGCGAGCTCGACATCTCGCGCGCGACGCTGTACCGGCTAATGGCGAACCACGGTGAGCGTGCGCATCAGGACAGCATTCCCACTGCCACGCGACGCCAGGCGGCTGTGCCTGCCGCGTGCGACGAGGAACAGGAAGCATGGAAGGCGCGCTACGCCAAAGTGGGTAACGCGCGGCGCAAAGATTGA